From the Penaeus vannamei isolate JL-2024 chromosome 37, ASM4276789v1, whole genome shotgun sequence genome, the window actgatagataaatgaatgaataagtgaactgatagataaatgaatgaataagtgaactgatagataaatgaatgaataagtgaactgatagataaatgaatgaataagtgaactgatagataaatgaatgaataagtgaactgatagataaatgaatgaataagtgaactgatagataaatgaatgaataagtgaactgatagataaatgaatgaataagtgaactgatagataaatgaatgaataagtgaactgatagataaatgaatgaataagtgaactgatagctaaatgaatgaataagtgaactgatagataaatgaatgaataagtgaactgatagataaatgaatgaataagtgaattgatagataaatgaatgaataagtgaactgatagataaatgaatgaataagtgaactgatagataaatgaatgaataagtgaactgatagataaatgaatgaataagtgaactgatagataaatgaatgaataagtgaactgatagataaatgaatgaataagtgaactgatagataaatgaatgaataagtgaactgatagataaatgaatgaataagtgaattgatagataaatgaatgaataagtgaactgatagataaatgaatgaataagtgaactgatagataaatgaatgaataagtgaactgatagataaatgaatgaataagtgaactgatagataaatgaatgaataagtgaactgatagataaatgaatgaataagtgaactgatagataaatgaatgaataagtgaactgatagataaatgaatgaataagtgaactgatagataaatgaatgaataagtgaactgatagataaatgaatgaataagtgaactgatagataaatgaatgaataagtgaactgatagataaatgaatgaataagtgaactgatagataaatgaatgaataagtgaagtgatagataaatgaatgaataagtgaactgatagataaatgaatgaataagtgaactgatagataaatgaatgaataagtgaactaatagataaatgaatgaataagtgaattgatagataaatgaatgaataagtgaagtgatagataaatgaatgaataagtgaattgatagataaatgaatgaataagtgaactgatagataaatgaagtgatagatagatgaataaagaattaCATTtctagataggtaagtaggtaagtgaattgatagatagatgaattgatgataagtaaattgataagtaaagtaatagatagatgaataaataaatgcattggtacatagatgaatagatgagggaattaatagatagatgaatagatgagagagttaacagatagatgaagagataaggGAATGAATGGACAGAGGaatgaatcaataaatagaaaaattaacgaattaatagataaagaaatagacgaagagctgacacaaacacacaaataaatggaataagtagatgaatagatcaATTTCAGCGACTCAGAATGGACGGCCGCCCACAGACCAGCCCACGGACATTCCGCCCCGCCCCACCGCCCACGCCCAGTAAAGAGGTCCTCTTGCTGGCGAGCGAAGGCGACGCAGAGGGCGTGAAGAGGCtggcggaggagggggcggacTTGGAGgcgatgggcgtgcgggcggacgagagaggtaagggagggaggggacgggagagaaagagaggaagtgatggaagagagggggtgggtgagggagggaaaggagagagagagagagagagagagagagagagagagagagagagagagagagagagagagagagagagagagagagagagagagagagagagagagcgagagcgagacaggagagggagggaaagagaaagagaaagagaaagagagagagagagagagagagagagagagagagagagagagagagaaagagaaagagaaagagagagagagagagagagagagagagagagagagagagagagagagagagagagagagagagagagagagagagagagagagagagagagagagagagagaggaagagagagagggagagagaggagagagaggagagagagagagggagagatagagcgagagagggaaggagagagagagagagagagagagagagagagagagagagagagagagagagagagagagagagagagagatagagaggagggagagagggagagagagagagagagagagagagagagagagagagaggagggagagccctGACCTTCAGACATCGCGTGACGAATTTTCTCAAAAGGTGTTTCTCCTCAGGGCTGCGGGCGCTCCACctggcggcgcgggcgggcgacGCGGCCGTGGCCAGGGCGCTCGTGGAGGGCGGCGCCGATGTTCACGCCGAGGGGCCCGGAGGTAAGCCTCGGGCTGcgttttcattcacacacacacacacacacacacacacacacacacacacacacacacacacacacacacacacaaatatagatatatatatatatatttacctatatatatatatatatatattcatacatatatatatacttatatatatatatatatatatatatgtgtgtgtgtgtgtgtgtgatatatgtgcgtgtgtgtgtgtgtgtgtgtgtgtgtgtgtgtgtgtgtgtgtgtgtgtgtgtgtgtatgcatatatagatagattgatagatagacagatagatatagatatgaacataaATCGTCTTTCTAGGCTTCCGCTCCATCCACTACGCCGCGAGTTGTGGCAACGTCGAGATCCTGAAGCTGCTGCAGGAGGCGCGGTGCGACCTGAAGGCGACCACGGCGGAGGGACTCACAGCCCTCCACCTGGCGGCAGAAAAGGGCCACCTCAGGGCCACCGAATGGCTGGTCGCCTGCGCTGGACTCGACGCAACGAGGGCCACGCAAGCAGGCGTCTCCGTGCTGGACTTGGCTCAGCAGAGTGCCAAGGCGAGCGTCGTGGCCTACGTGCAGGATGTAAGTAATGGagggctgctctctctctctctctctctctctctctcgctctctctctctcgctctctctctctctctcgctctctcgctctctctcgctctctctctctctctctctctctctctctctctctctctctctctctctctctctctctctctctctcgcttgatcgcccgcttggtctctctctctctctgtctcgctctctctctctctctctctgtctctcgctctctctctctcgctctctctctctctctcgctctctctctctcgctctctcgctctctctcgctctctctctctctctctctctctctctctctctctctctctctctctctctctctctctctctctctctctctttcgctgcttctctctctctctctctcgctctctctctctctctctctctctctctctctctctctctctctctctctctctctctctctctctctctcgctcacgctcgctcgctctgatctctttctttttctctctgtctggctgtctgtctggctcagtctctctctctctctctcgctcgctcgctcgctcgctctctttctctttctctctctctctctctctctctcctccgcccctctcccctctctctctcactcaccactcactctctctctctctctctccctcttctctctctctctctctctctctctctctctctctctctctctctctctctctctctctcactcagtcactcactcactcactcactcattctctctctctcttctctcttctctctctctctctctctctctctctctcccactcaccaccaccactcaccactcactctctctctctctctctctctctccctcctccctccctcccccactcaccactcactcaccaccactcactcactcactcctctctctctctctctctctctctctctctctctctctctctctctctctctctctctctctctctctctctctctctctctctctctctctctctctctctctctttccacgcacacacaactataaagaaagagggagagaacctgGGCTCACGATCTCAAGGGAAAGGCAGTTGCATACGTCAATGAGTTTGTACTGATATACTGACACGTCTAAAGCAGAAGgtaatcatcatatatatatatatatatatatatatatatatatatatatatatatatatatatatatatatatatatatatatatatatatatatatatatatatatacataatatatacataatatatacataatataaataatataacaataatataatataatataataataatatatacatatattatataatatatacatataatataataataataatataatataataataacatatacatatattatataatatatacatataatataataataatgatataatataataataatatatacataaactgtaCTCTTCCAGTGCCTGCAAACGGCAGCTGAACGCGAcaagcgaaaagaggaagagaaaggaaacaagcgaaaaaaggaagagaaaggaaacgagcgaaaaagggaagagaaaggaaacgagcgaaaaaaggaagagaaaggaaacgagcgaaaaaaggaagagaaaggaaacgagcgaaaaaaggaagagaaaggaaacgagcgaaaaaaggaagagaaaggaaacaagcgaaaaaaggaagagaaaggaaacaagctaaaaaaggaagagaaaggaaacgagcgaaaagaggaagagaaaggaaacaagcgaaaagaggaagagaaaggaaacaatcgaaaagaggaagagaaaggaaacgagcgaaaaaaggaagagaaaggaaacgagcgaaaaaaggaagagaaaggaaacaagcgaaaagaggaagagaaaggaatcaagcgaaaaaaggaacagaaaggaaacaagcgaaaagaggaagagaaaggaaacaagcgaaaaaaggaagagaaaggaaacgggcgaaaaaaggaagagaaaggaaacaagcgaaaagaggaagagaaaggaaacgagcgaaaagaggaagagaaaggaaacaagcgaaaaaaggaagagaaaggaaacgagcgaaaagaggaagagaaaggaaacgagcgaaaaaaggaagagaaaggaaacaagcgaaaagaggaagagaaaggaaacgagcgaaaaaaggaagagaaaggaaacaagcgaaaagaggaagagaaaggaaacgagcgaaaagaggaagagaaaggaaacaagcaaaataaggaggagaaaggaaacaagcgaaaagaggaagagaaaggaaacaagcgaaaagaggaagagaaaggaaacgagcgaaaaaaggaagagaaaggaaacgagcgaaaaggggaagagaaaggaaacaagcgaaaagaggaagagaaaggaaacgagcgaaaagaggaagagaaaggaaacaagcaaaataaggaagagaaaggaaacgagcgaaaagaggaagagaaaggaaacgagcgaaaaaaggaagagaaaggaaacaagcgaaaaaaggaagagaaaggaaacgagcgaaaaaaggaagagaaaggaaacgagcgaaaagaggaagagaaaggaaacgagcgaaaagaggaagagaaaggaaacaatcgaaaagaggaagagaaaggaaacgagcgaaaagaggaagagaaaggaaacaagcgaaaagaggaagagaaaggaaacgagcgaaaagaggaagagaaaggaaacaagcaaaataaggaggagaaaggaaacaagcgaaagaaggagaaaggaaacgagcgaaaagaggaagagaaaggaaacaatcgaaaagaggaagagaaaggaaacgagcgaaaagaggaagagaaaggaaacaagcgaaaagaggaagagaaaggaaacaagcgaaaagaggaagagaaaggaaacgagcgaaaagaggaagagaagggaaacgagcgaaaagaggaagagaaaggaaacgagcgaaaagaggaagagaaaggaaacaagcaaaataaggaagaaaaaggaaacgagcgaaaaaaggaagagaaacgaaacaatcgaaaagaggaagagaaaggaaacgagcgaaaaaaggaagagaaaggaaacaagcgaaaaaaggaagagaaaggaaacaagcgaaaagaggaagagaaaggaaacgagcgaaaaaaggaagagaaaggaaacaagcgaaaaaaggaagagaaaggaaacaagcgaaaagaggaagagaaaggaaacaagcgaaaagaggaagagaaaggaaacgagcgaaaagaggaagagaaaggaaacgagcgaaaagaggaagagaaaggaaacaagcaaaataaggaggagaaaggaaacgagcgaaaaaaggaagagaaaggaaacgagcgaaagaaggaagagaaaggaaacaagcgaaaaaaggaagagaaaggaaacgagcgaAAGGAATTAGGAACACCTGACTTGAATTCACAGGTTAGTGTTGAGTTGAGGTTCCGTCATGAGGTCCCATTGGTTATGTGGTTTTAATGATCATTTTCCTGCATGCTGATTGTGGGAAATGTGTGCAATGAGTTCGACTGCAGAGTACGAGCAGTTTTGAAAGGAATTTCACatcacctctctcacctctctctctctctctctctctctctctctctctctctctctctctctctctctctctatctatctatctatctatctatctatctatctatctctctctctctctctctctctctctctctctctctttatttatttattttactatctatctcttccctctctctctctctctctatttatctaaacatctatctcttctctctctctccctccctccctccctttctctctctctctctctctctctctctctctctctctctctctctctctctctctctctctctctctctctctctctctctctctctctatctatctatctatctatctatctatctatctctctctctctctctctctctctctcttatttatttattttactatctatctcttcctctctctctctctctctctctctctctatttatctaaacatctatctcttcctctctctctctccctccctctccctttctctctctctctctctctctctctctctctctctctctctctctctctctctctctctctctctctctccctctctctctctctctctctctctctctctctctctctctctctctctctctctctctctctctctctctctctctctctctctctctctctctctctctctctctcttcctctctctctctctctcttctctctctctctctctctctctctctctctctctctctctctctctctctctctctctctctctctctctctctctctctctctctctttatttatcttactattctatctattcctctctctctctctctctctctctctctctctctctctctctctctctctctctctctctctctctctctctctctctctctctttctctctctctctctctctctctctctctctctctctctctctctctctctctctctctctctctctctctctctctctctctttttaattttattttttcttactatctatctcttcctctctctctctctctctctctcgctctctctctctctctctctctctctctctctctctctctctctctctctctctctctctctctctctctctttatttatcttactatctatctcttcctctctctctctctctctctctctttatttatcttactatctatctcttcctctctctctctctctctctctctctctctctctctctctctctctctctctctctctctctctctctctctctctctctctctctctctctctctctctctctcgctcgctctagctctcgcctctcgctctctctctctctctatttatctaactatctatctcttcctctctcccccccccctctctctctctctctctctctctctctctctctctctctctctctctctctctctctctctctctctctctctctctctctctctctctcgctctctctcgctctctgtctctctatttatctaactatctatctcttcctctctctctcccttcctcttcctctctctctctttatctctccctctttctctctctctcttgctctctccctctctctcacactctctctctctctctctctctctctctctctcactctctctctctctctctctctctctctctctctccctctctttctctctctctctctctctctctccctctccctcccttcctccctctctctctctctctctctccctctctctctctctctctctctctctctctctctctctctgtctctctctctctctctctctctctctctctctctctctttctttctctttctctttctctttctctttctctccctctctcccttctctctctctctctctctctctctctctctctctctctctctctctctctctctctctctctctctctctctctctctctctctctctctctctccattccgtcCATCACTCTGCCAAATGTCCAAAACCCATTCACCCCACGCAGATCCTGTCCATGTCAAGCAAGGGGGATGTAGAGGGCGTGAAGAGGCTGGCGAATGCAGGAGTGCATCTGGAGACGGCGAGCTCCCTTCCAGCTGAAAAAGGTGGCCGTTTTTCCGTTGTTCCTAAATAGCCTTCTCTATCTTGGTTGATCAAGCACGTGCAAATCATCCTATCACTGTGTTGTTGATGACTAAGACCACTCTAATGCACGTTTCACATTACTTATCTTCTCTGATATATTTGGGTCTGTTGCCgaaagaaatgtatatgtatacatagatagatatagatatatgcaattgctttgaatctctctctctctgatccacAAACTtcttaaatattcataaaaaaactcAAGCATTTCTCAAAAGGATTCCGAGCCGTCCACTACGCATCCAGGGGCGGCCACGTCGAGTTGCTGAAGGTCCTGCAGGAGCTGGAGGTCAACCTCAGGGCCCTGACGGACGAAGGGGACACGGCGCTCCACGTGGCGTCCGGCTATGGCAACTTGGCCGCCGTCAAGTGGCTGGTGGAACAAGGGGGTTTCAACGGCGACGCGCTCTTGACGGGGAAGGGCTCGGCGCTGGAGGTAGCCAGAGATGCGCGAGACAAGGGAATTGTAAAATATCTAGTGCATGTCAGTAACAGGGTTCTGGAAATGTGAACGAGTGTGtttttcattactattcattCAAAATTCCATTCATACATTCTTGCCGTCTTCACTGTGTATAATCTTACCCTATTAAGTTAGTAGTTTTGGTGTTTGCGCATGATTAatagttttatttcgtttttcttttggtTCGAGGATTgacttcatcttttatttatttatttttttatcttttatctaatcCATAATTCATCAAAATTATTCCATGGTAAGAAATATCCCAATTCATGTAAATATTCATTTTATCTGATCAATTTATTTCAGCCATTCTTGTTTCCACTTCCAGTTCCAGTTGGTTAGTGCTCTGCTCACGGGAGATGTGAAGACGCTCGAACAGATGGCAAAAGATGGTGTTAATCTTGATCCCGCTTATATATACAACAAAGGCCATGGTAGTaacactattttttcttctcacccAAACCCCcgctatgtctctccctctctctctctctctctctctctgtctctctctctctctctctctctctctctctctctctctctctctctctctctctctctctctctctctgtctgtctctctctcccgatctcactccttccttcccttctcttcacctctcgtCATTCCAGGCAGTCATCTGTTTTAAACACCCATGGGCTGGATCAAGCAAGCCGTGGGTTAGAtgaactcccccctctctctctctctctttctctcccttgctctttctctctctctctcactcccccgttttccgtctctccccccccctctccctctccaactgaGTCTTCAAAGTATAACGTATTGAAAATTTCACTAAAAGTAACCCTTTGGTCACAGGCAACCCATGTAAAACTCCATAACAGTAAGCAACCAAGAACAAGTGATAACATCGACCCACGCCCTTCTGCGCAGGCTTCCGGTCCGTCCACTACGCAGCCAAGGGCGGTCACCTCAGTGTCCTCAAGATGCTGCAGAGGAAGAAATGCAAACTGAAAGCCACGACGCCCGAGGGCCTCACCGCCCTCCACATCGCCGCCGAGAACGGCCACTTGGCAGCCACCAAGTGGCTGATCGGCTTCGCCGGCCTGGACGTCGCCTGCGTCTCGAGGGCTGGGCTTACGGCGGCGGACctggcggcgcgggcggggagcGCGGACGTGGTCGCCTACTTGCAGGACGTGAGTGCGGGCGGCGCAGTGGAGGCAGAGTGGTCACGGCACATGGCGTGTgtgaacacgcacacagacatacacttacacacacatacatgcagcaatatatatgtatgcatatgttcctCCGTTTCTTTGCATTTcttaattcctctttccctttactaGCACGACGTTTTAAAAGCCCTGCTGGACGGAGACACTCAGGTAGTCAGAGGAGCGCTACAGACAGGCACCGACGTCGACAAACTGTGCATGGAGAAGAACATTAAAGGTAAACACTGAACCTGCAATGGAGGCAAAGTGAAAAACGACCAAAGGCGATGATCTCGTGACCCATTTGCGTCCTCCCAATAACCTCCCGTTGTCATCTacaatatattctttttatttacacTAGATACATCATCCTTGTATGCATATTCTTATCGTCTATTTATTGTTACATTTCTCGATTCATGAACacatttatccttttcttattatgTACCATATTCTTAGGTTATTcacttattttcatatatcttttcatcaactattttctttatttattgttatctaattatcattaaatGCTTGATTATTGCATTCTATTCTACTATATTACTTGCATTACCAATTTCTCTGCATTATGAACCTGGGAttatccatacacacactcatatatacacacacactcacatatacatatacacgtctgAAGGTTTCTCCCCAGTTACGTCCGAAATCCTTCTCTCTTTACGTCTGAAGGTCCCTCTGCCTTTATCCTGAAGATCCTCCTTTACATCAGAAGGCGCGACCCCGTTTGTGTCTGAGGATCTTCACATGGCAAAGATCTCCAGACTTAAAACAGAACTTCTGAGTGACAGTGTCAAACGCCTCAGGGTTTCAGGCTGTCCACTACGCCGCCAAGGGAGGCCAGGTTCCCATCCTTGAAATCCTGAAGGAGAGCAATTGCAACCTAAAGGGTGTAACTAACGAGGGACTCTCGGCCCTGCACTACGCCGTCAGATACGACCAACTGGACGCCGTGAAGTggctggtggaggagggggagctggACGTCTCCTGCACGAGTAAGAAGGGGTCCTCCGCCTTGGACTTCGCAAGGGACAAGAAGAAGCAGGAAATCGCTGCTTATCTCGAGAGTGTGAGTGATGGGACTCCATGCCAGGCATTTTGGGGCATTTcctgattttttccttcttcatgaaggccttctcattctccttctctcactcactttctctctgccttctctttctccttctttctctcactttctctctgtcttctctttctccttctctctctctcttactttctctctgtttttgtttccgtctctcatataaatggtaaaaaaaaaaaaaaacaccacaataCCCTACaaacatcacaataataataataacaataataaatctacaatgataatgataccaatgatgctggtggtaattatgataatgatggtatttataGAGATGatagaatattgatgatgatactaattatagcgaagatggtgataataatgacgatggtaatattataaaaaaaagtatcgGTTTATCGTAAGTTTTTCGCTGCAGCTAATTCAAACCAAAGAGGGTATTGGTCGAAGAGGCAGAGGTCGTTCGAAGCGCAAGAAAGAGAAGGTTAAAGGCGTGAAGACTCAGGAAACGACCAGTGAACTGAACTCTGAGGTACGACAGACAGCTGCGGGGAAAGGAAACGACAAATTACCTGATAGTTTGTGGAtcgttgttatttgttttattttcgtgaGAATGGAGATGAGGACCATCATTTCTTGAATACTTTTTGTTGGAATTACTAAAATGGAATTCCAAACATGGAcacaactaaatatatatacatatacatacatatatatatatatatatatatatatatatatatatatatatatatatatggatacaacaaatatatatatatatatatatatatatatatatatatatatatatatatagatagatagatagatagatagatagatagatagatagatagatagatgcaacaatatatatatatatatatggatacaacaatatatatatatataaatataaggatacaacaatatatatacatatatatacatatatatatacatatatatatgggtacaacaatatatatgtatatacatatatggatacaacaatatatatatatatatatatatatatatatatatatatcgaatcgcTAGCAGCGCCTAACTGACCAATAGGTCCCCACTAGCAAATTCTGGTTCGTTGAACAGCCCGGCTATTAGGGCATGTTTCTATCATTGCCCGAGTATCTTACCTTCTGTGGGAGTGTACTGTACACTCACTACCACACCCacatacgtaagtgtgtgtggaaGCTTGTTCTAAATAATGGGGAGTGATATCAATGGGAATAGGAAACCCTGCAATTCATTAATTCAGATAGGTCGatttgaaatagaaatagaaatcgtAAACATAAGGCATAAAATGTTCATAGATCCTGTTGATGGCGCGGATGGGAGACGCGGAGGGTGTAAAGAGGCTGGCGGAGGAAGGCGCGAACATGGAAGTGAAAAATCTGCGAGCGAGCGATCGAGGTGGGTCAGCTGTGGTCTCTTTGGTGCACGTATGCATGtaagcatttatttatatgtatacaaacacacacacacacacacacacacacacacacagacacacacacacacacacacacacacatatatatatatatatatatatatatatatatatatatatatatatatatatatatatatatatgtttatatgtatatatatatatatatatatatatatatatatatatatatatatatatatatatacatacatatatatatatatatatatatatatatatatatgaatatatatatatatatatatatatatatatatatatatatatacatatataatgtatacacatacatatgcatacacacacacacacacacacacacacacacacacacacacacacacacacacacacacacacacacacacacacacacacacatatatatatatatatatatatatatatatatatatatatat encodes:
- the LOC113822375 gene encoding uncharacterized protein isoform X3 gives rise to the protein MASRRARPRPPPALRDRTTMEQKKWTPSTIRQQKKIGEEADDEKAKKVPKARHAKVRTLLHFAVERGRISTITTLLQQGADIDESDHNGRTALLVAADKGDAEVLEALLEAGADVAAGDNQGMCAVHLAAAAGNVEALALLKARACDLRVGDGQGRSPLHVAAERGQVSAVQWLLKEGVPVGAADGRSRTPLDAARALGHEDVVAVLEEALQLPRQSQEDAKDAEDTAGDAEESLPSTDRKKDTEASEVLTLHGDEVEAADLCPLHQYVLAGDAEAAQELIDGGANIHEKGPAGRSAVHIAAEKGHLDVLKVLIEAGCEVTVGDSKGRQPIHLAALGGHAALLQVLHDNSASLQNYDRKGMRAIHFAAAGGSEVTLDLLLQLKCDLDLVDAENRTPLHLAVLQGQRGAVEWLLTKRATADKKDVRNQTPLDLARALGRREIEELLGRRGRRAPRLRMDGRPQTSPRTFRPAPPPTPSKEVLLLASEGDAEGVKRLAEEGADLEAMGVRADERGLRALHLAARAGDAAVARALVEGGADVHAEGPGGFRSIHYAASCGNVEILKLLQEARCDLKATTAEGLTALHLAAEKGHLRATEWLVACAGLDATRATQAGVSVLDLAQQSAKASVVAYVQDCLQTAAERDKRKEEEKGNKRKKEEKGNERKREEKGNERKKEEKGNERKKEEKGNERKKEEKGNERKKEEKGNKRKKEEKGNKLKKEEKGNERKEEEKGNKRKEEEKGNNRKEEEKGNERKKEEKGNERKKEEKGNKRKEEEKGIKRKKEQKGNKRKEEEKGNKRKKEEKGNGRKKEEKGNKRKEEEKGNERKEEEKGNKRKKEEKGNERKEEEKGNERKKEEKGNKRKEEEKGNERKKEEKGNKRKEEEKGNERKEEEKGNKQNKEEKGNKRKEEEKGNKRKEEEKGNERKKEEKGNERKGEEKGNKRKEEEKGNERKEEEKGNKQNKEEKGNERKEEEKGNERKKEEKGNKRKKEEKGNERKKEEKGNERKEEEKGNERKEEEKGNNRKEEEKGNERKEEEKGNKRKEEEKGNERKEEEKGNKQNKEEKGNKRKKEKGNERKEEEKGNNRKEEEKGNERKEEEKGNKRKEEEKGNKRKEEEKGNERKEEEKGNERKEEEKGNERKEEEKGNKQNKEEKGNERKKEEKRNNRKEEEKGNERKKEEKGNKRKKEEKGNKRKEEEKGNERKKEEKGNKRKKEEKGNKRKEEEKGNKRKEEEKGNERKEEEKGNERKEEEKGNKQNKEEKGNERKKEEKGNERKKEEKGNKRKKEEKGNERKELGTPDLNSQILSMSSKGDVEGVKRLANAGVHLETASSLPAEKGFRAVHYASRGGHVELLKVLQELEVNLRALTDEGDTALHVASGYGNLAAVKWLVEQGGFNGDALLTGKGSALEVARDARDKGIVKYLVHFQLVSALLTGDVKTLEQMAKDGVNLDPAYIYNKGHGFRSVHYAAKGGHLSVLKMLQRKKCKLKATTPEGLTALHIAAENGHLAATKWLIGFAGLDVACVSRAGLTAADLAARAGSADVVAYLQDHDVLKALLDGDTQVVRGALQTGTDVDKLCMEKNIKGFQAVHYAAKGGQVPILEILKESNCNLKGVTNEGLSALHYAVRYDQLDAVKWLVEEGELDVSCTSKKGSSALDFARDKKKQEIAAYLESLIQTKEGIGRRGRGRSKRKKEKVKGVKTQETTSELNSEILLMARMGDAEGVKRLAEEGANMEVKNLRASDRGPLVVELLATALRVASRTSSSTLGCRPLTLLTGLRPLHLCALAGHAAALEALIGCGADVHAGGPQGLSVVHYASRGGHVEVLKVLQELGVDLWALTDAEETALHVAADYGNLAAVKWLVEQGGFESVSLSREEGSALDLARKSCEKAVVQYLMNVQLLNALTSGDLSTVNELIEEGIKIDDENAVGKREGFRIVHHATDSGHKGILKLLKQAECNMEAATEEGQTALHVAARGGKAGAVRWLVERGPGDDGVSAEELARESGKAGAVRWLVEHGRGGDGVSAEELAREGGGRPVAGGVRGFEGGWRGGDEVSAEELARESGGEEVVRYFEGVRAGRMQRQKPLGIKLRRKCHQESTA